The genomic segment TCATCACCGCTATACAATGAAAAATCTTCAGGTGTATGAGTAATAATTTCGACCATCGCATCTAAATCACCGCTTGCCTCTTTAATAGAAACGATATTAGGTATTTTTGAAAGGCGAATGACTGTTTCAGCAGATATGTTGACAACACTGCGTCCGGGAACATTATAAAGTATAATCGGTAAAGATGTGACCTCCGAAATTGTCTTAAAGTGTTGATATAATCCTTCTTGAGATGGGTTGTTATAGTATGGCGCAACGAGCATAATACCATCGACACCTACATCTTCTGCAAGTATTGTTAGTTCAATTGATCCTTTTGTGTTGTTCGAGCCTGTACCAGCAATCACCGGAACTCTGCCATTCACAACGTCCACTGTAAACTTGAATAATTTGACCTTTTCTTCTTCTGTTAACGTCGGAGACTCTCCTGTTGTACCAGATACCACTAAGCCATCTGTTCCATTAGCAATTAAATAATTAATTAAGTTTTTTGTAGCTTGAAAATCAATTTCACCATTTTCATCAAAAGGAGTCACCATAGCAGTTAATACTTGTCCGAAATTCATTATTTCTCCACATCCTATAATTTATTTTAAAAAAATAGAGGAAGAAGGGCAGTTAGTGAATGAACGCAAAAAAGCAACAACAAGGGCTCGTTGTTGCAGTAGAAATAATAAATTATTTCTTTGCATAAGATAGCCCTCCATATAGTTTCCTATATGACAATTCTGTGTTTATTCAACACAGAACCAGCTTCAAGAAAATGAGATTCTCTCCACTTCGGCAAATTCCCCTTTCCACAAATGTCACAGGATCTCATCATCCTCCACGTGTGTACTGATGGTCTTTGCGCCTCTATCCTTACTTCAAAATTTTTGAAATAAGTGAATTTCTAATTAGACAAACCTTACCTCTATTCTAACGCAATTGCAAGGGAAAGGTGCCGAGTTCTAGAAAGGTTCTGAATTTAATGGGGACTTGATATTCTTTTAAATGTTATTTCGTCTGTTGATGACCCATTTATTTGAATAAAATACTAGTGAGAAGGGCTTGATGACCTTCATTTTCACTGGACTATTTCCGGCCCGCCTCCGGCTAACTATTCATGACAGATTTACTGAGGGGTACTAGCCATACATTTTTTAGTAATCCTGTTGTGGATAGTAGCCTGTCGCGTTCCTGCATTGTTCAAGTGGAAAATGCAGCTGTTTTGGAAGAAATGAATAGATGACTTTCTA from the Sporosarcina psychrophila genome contains:
- the dapA gene encoding 4-hydroxy-tetrahydrodipicolinate synthase, coding for MNFGQVLTAMVTPFDENGEIDFQATKNLINYLIANGTDGLVVSGTTGESPTLTEEEKVKLFKFTVDVVNGRVPVIAGTGSNNTKGSIELTILAEDVGVDGIMLVAPYYNNPSQEGLYQHFKTISEVTSLPIILYNVPGRSVVNISAETVIRLSKIPNIVSIKEASGDLDAMVEIITHTPEDFSLYSGDDGLTIPVLSIGGTGVISVASHVIGNEMQTMIEHFKSGNIQEAAKDHRRLLPIMKALFAAPNPSPVKAALNLKGIPVGGVRLPMIPLSDEQLSSLQRALDIHEKVTS